Proteins from a single region of Natronincola ferrireducens:
- a CDS encoding undecaprenyl-diphosphate phosphatase produces MTIFKAIILGIVQGLTEFLPVSSSGHLAVAQGLLNVPEDRMLFLAVMLHFGTLISIFFIYTKDILLICKEFVLMFFDVLKGRGFNMNNEHRKLGIYIIIATIPTGLMGIFLGDIFESFFTSQLIIGFALIITGTLLWTAEKIHSGKRNIHHMKGWDALIVGIFQGLAITPGISRSGATIVGSLFRGFNKELATKFSFLIAIPSILGATILETKDALTMGTGDISFTIILAGILAAFLSGVFAIRTLINFIKQEKLYYFSFYTWTIGSVLVVLYFLS; encoded by the coding sequence TTGACAATTTTCAAAGCCATTATACTAGGAATTGTTCAAGGCTTAACTGAATTTTTGCCGGTTAGTAGCTCTGGACATTTAGCTGTAGCCCAAGGACTATTAAATGTTCCTGAGGATAGAATGCTGTTTTTAGCTGTTATGCTGCATTTTGGAACGCTAATTTCTATCTTCTTCATTTATACAAAGGATATTTTGTTGATTTGCAAGGAATTTGTCCTTATGTTTTTTGACGTATTAAAGGGTAGAGGCTTTAACATGAATAATGAACATAGAAAACTGGGGATCTATATCATCATCGCCACCATTCCCACTGGTTTGATGGGAATATTTTTGGGAGATATCTTTGAAAGCTTTTTTACCTCCCAATTGATCATTGGTTTTGCCCTTATTATTACTGGAACCCTCCTATGGACAGCTGAAAAAATCCATAGTGGTAAAAGAAATATTCATCATATGAAGGGTTGGGATGCTCTTATTGTAGGGATTTTTCAAGGTTTAGCCATCACCCCAGGGATTTCTCGTTCTGGTGCTACTATTGTAGGGTCTTTATTTAGAGGGTTTAATAAGGAATTGGCTACAAAGTTTTCTTTTCTTATCGCTATTCCTTCTATTTTAGGGGCTACCATACTGGAAACAAAGGATGCTTTAACTATGGGAACTGGCGATATATCCTTTACCATTATTTTAGCAGGTATTCTGGCAGCCTTTTTATCTGGTGTATTTGCCATCAGAACCTTGATTAACTTTATAAAACAAGAGAAGCTCTATTACTTCTCCTTCTACACCTGGACCATAGGAAGTGTTCTCGTTGTTTTATATTTTCTTTCATAA
- the lysA gene encoding diaminopimelate decarboxylase yields the protein MELQGRNNHFIFAGWDTVELAKQFGTPLYVISEGIIAERCNEIKETFLNKYSNTKAAYASKAFLTMAMCKMIEREGLGLDVVSGGELYTAMKAGFPMEKVMFHGNNKSWEELELAVENNIGRIIVDNLYELELLEEIATRQNKKVQILFRVTPGIEGNTHKYIVTGQKDSKFGMPLEPKKIYGVVKHLMSSEYVELKGFHFHLGSQLFDNDIYIGAIEVITKLMYDLKRELGFITTELNTGGGFGIRYTEKDQPKPLSYFTDAIMNAIENQCKEYDLDLPTIIIEPGRWVVGEAGITLYTIGAIKDIPDVRTYASIDGGLPDNPRPALYKAKYDAIVANKAEEKLEMTTTIAGKCCETGDILIWDLETPKIESGDILAVLSTGAYNFSMASNYNKLLRPAVVLLTEEHAEVMVKRETYNDLLNREMIPKSLKKQSCIEEIKEVSQQ from the coding sequence ATGGAATTACAAGGTCGTAACAATCATTTTATCTTTGCCGGTTGGGATACAGTGGAGTTGGCAAAACAGTTCGGGACCCCTTTATATGTAATTTCGGAAGGGATTATAGCAGAACGTTGTAACGAAATAAAGGAAACCTTTTTAAACAAATATAGCAATACCAAGGCCGCCTATGCCAGTAAGGCTTTTCTGACTATGGCAATGTGCAAAATGATAGAAAGAGAAGGACTAGGATTAGATGTAGTATCGGGAGGAGAACTATACACTGCTATGAAGGCAGGTTTTCCTATGGAGAAAGTTATGTTTCATGGTAACAACAAGTCATGGGAGGAATTAGAGTTAGCAGTAGAGAACAATATCGGAAGAATTATCGTGGACAACCTTTACGAATTAGAACTATTAGAAGAGATTGCAACAAGGCAAAACAAGAAAGTACAAATTCTATTTAGGGTGACACCAGGGATAGAAGGGAATACCCATAAATATATTGTCACCGGGCAAAAGGATTCTAAATTTGGTATGCCTCTAGAACCCAAAAAGATTTATGGGGTAGTAAAGCATTTAATGTCTTCTGAATATGTGGAGCTAAAGGGGTTCCATTTTCATCTAGGCTCTCAATTATTTGACAATGATATCTATATAGGAGCTATAGAAGTTATTACAAAGCTAATGTATGATTTGAAAAGGGAATTGGGTTTTATCACCACTGAGTTAAATACAGGTGGAGGCTTTGGAATACGATATACAGAGAAGGATCAACCAAAACCCCTTAGCTATTTTACAGACGCTATTATGAATGCCATAGAAAACCAGTGCAAGGAATATGACCTTGATTTACCAACTATAATTATAGAGCCAGGTAGATGGGTTGTAGGTGAAGCTGGGATTACCCTATACACTATAGGGGCTATTAAAGACATCCCTGATGTCCGGACCTATGCCAGTATAGATGGGGGTCTTCCAGATAACCCAAGACCTGCCCTGTATAAGGCAAAGTATGATGCTATAGTAGCCAATAAGGCTGAGGAAAAATTGGAAATGACTACTACTATTGCAGGCAAATGCTGTGAAACAGGAGACATACTAATATGGGATTTAGAAACCCCTAAGATAGAATCAGGAGATATTTTAGCTGTCCTTAGCACAGGAGCCTATAACTTCTCCATGGCAAGCAATTATAACAAGCTTTTAAGACCAGCAGTTGTGCTGCTGACGGAAGAACATGCTGAAGTTATGGTAAAAAGAGAGACCTATAATGATTTGTTAAATAGAGAGATGATTCCCAAATCTTTAAAAAAACAAAGTTGTATTGAGGAAATTAAAGAAGTTAGTCAACAATAA
- a CDS encoding sigma-54 interaction domain-containing protein: MFKNNDFIQQFTNMMSEGFIFIDDNGKIQIYNTKAKEIFGIIGHEGSGHEAGKIEKGDIVIIGDNCLGRDDGNLSPEGLKLLGIQDKSIEIGDALVAIGVMDEPDITPIYRYSRQSKPLDKLELMVTFLDENIHVVIDDIEKHIKIQVNHQSFTLPFINAIGHMVVLDRHTKAIKFYQTKGYTARGEGLYNLLLGKPYRGKGQDADAFDVIGKDIFEIHCDSETIKEFYEVAKGKNLTYKEKFTEINGRSTMCTLEPVNYNNERVGAVLKVEDISEIKKVIRERDEALFHLERMEERLQEKEGVGGFFSKIIGESQEIQHVKQLAYKAAQSNSTVLILGESGTGKSILAKAIHKSSKYKEAPFIHVNCGSIPENLLESELLGYEGGAFTGARKEGKIGMFQMAHGGTIFLDEIGEIPLPLQVKLLQVIQTRSFYRIGGSKKNHVDVRIIAATNKNLEEEILKGSFREDLYYRINVFPIWIPPLRDRKQDIYSLVYTILPKICERIGCQPKHISGEALHKLLAYDWPGNVRELENIVERAVNLTDGNTILSKDLILGNYRHLQDNIEIQEIQSLKDTMEHEERKAIEEALRFFGGSRVQAMKALKIGKTSFYEKLKKYGIE, from the coding sequence ATGTTTAAAAACAATGACTTCATTCAACAATTTACCAATATGATGTCGGAGGGCTTTATCTTCATTGATGACAATGGGAAAATACAGATTTATAATACAAAGGCTAAAGAGATATTTGGTATTATAGGCCATGAAGGAAGCGGTCATGAAGCTGGGAAGATAGAAAAAGGTGACATTGTCATCATAGGAGATAATTGTCTAGGTCGGGATGATGGAAATCTTTCTCCAGAAGGGTTAAAATTGTTAGGCATTCAGGATAAAAGTATAGAAATCGGCGATGCTCTTGTAGCCATTGGAGTAATGGATGAACCTGATATCACTCCTATTTATCGATATAGCAGACAATCCAAGCCCCTAGATAAGTTAGAATTAATGGTAACCTTTCTTGACGAAAACATTCATGTAGTAATAGATGACATAGAAAAACATATAAAGATACAGGTAAACCATCAAAGCTTTACCCTTCCTTTTATCAATGCTATTGGCCATATGGTTGTGTTAGATAGACACACAAAAGCTATAAAGTTTTATCAGACTAAAGGATATACGGCTAGGGGGGAAGGTCTTTATAATTTACTCCTTGGTAAGCCCTACAGAGGCAAAGGTCAGGATGCCGATGCCTTTGATGTTATTGGAAAAGATATATTTGAAATCCACTGTGATAGTGAAACCATAAAAGAATTTTATGAAGTAGCTAAGGGTAAAAATCTTACCTATAAAGAAAAGTTTACAGAAATCAACGGGAGATCCACCATGTGTACCCTAGAGCCTGTAAATTATAATAATGAACGGGTAGGTGCGGTATTAAAGGTGGAGGATATTTCTGAGATTAAGAAGGTGATAAGAGAGAGGGACGAAGCCCTTTTCCACCTAGAGAGGATGGAGGAAAGGCTACAAGAAAAAGAAGGAGTTGGGGGATTTTTCTCTAAAATCATTGGTGAAAGTCAGGAAATCCAGCATGTAAAACAACTGGCCTATAAAGCAGCTCAATCCAACTCTACTGTTTTGATTTTAGGAGAAAGTGGAACAGGTAAGAGCATATTGGCAAAGGCCATCCATAAAAGCAGTAAATATAAGGAAGCTCCCTTTATCCATGTAAATTGTGGCAGTATCCCAGAAAACCTCTTGGAAAGCGAATTACTTGGTTATGAAGGAGGGGCCTTTACTGGAGCAAGAAAAGAAGGGAAAATCGGAATGTTTCAGATGGCCCATGGTGGGACGATTTTTCTTGACGAAATTGGAGAAATACCTTTACCCCTTCAGGTAAAGCTCCTCCAGGTGATACAGACCAGAAGTTTTTATAGGATAGGGGGTAGCAAAAAAAATCATGTAGATGTTAGGATTATAGCAGCCACCAATAAAAACCTAGAGGAGGAAATATTAAAGGGGAGCTTTAGAGAGGACTTATACTATAGAATCAATGTATTTCCTATATGGATTCCCCCCCTAAGGGATAGAAAGCAGGACATTTATTCTCTGGTTTACACCATTCTCCCCAAAATATGTGAAAGGATAGGATGTCAGCCTAAACACATATCAGGAGAAGCCCTCCATAAGCTTTTAGCCTATGATTGGCCTGGAAATGTTAGGGAATTAGAAAACATAGTGGAACGGGCTGTTAATCTAACAGATGGCAACACCATTTTATCCAAAGATTTAATATTAGGTAACTACCGTCATCTGCAGGATAATATAGAGATACAAGAGATTCAATCCCTAAAAGATACAATGGAACATGAAGAAAGAAAAGCGATTGAAGAAGCTTTAAGGTTTTTTGGGGGAAGTAGGGTACAGGCCATGAAAGCTTTAAAAATTGGAAAAACCAGTTTTTATGAAAAACTTAAAAAGTATGGGATAGAATAG